Genomic segment of Citrus sinensis cultivar Valencia sweet orange chromosome 7, DVS_A1.0, whole genome shotgun sequence:
TGCTTAAGTTTTTCgtcaaccttttttttttttcttttacaaaatctaTAATCTAGCAATATGTACAATCTGTATGGACTCAAACGGGAGATTGCTAGTTTCTCTCTATaaagttaatatatattacttaAGTGCCTATTATAATATCTAAAAGCTCCcttaaaaccaaaaattaaaaggaaaagatattaaataaattatttgcttGATAATCTAtcttaataacataaaatatatatttactataaaaaaaattaaaaataataaaaatataagaaaaatatattattattaaatttttattcacattgATGATAGATTGTTACAATTTttgtaaagaaaaatctaCTTCCACTAATGTGTTTGAAAAAATCTactttaaattgaataaagcCCTGTCGGACCGAAAATCATTCCCTCAGCATATGTAGAGAGCATGAAGCCAGGCCAAATGGCTAGGTTTTTCCAGCCTACCTAACTTTTTAGACTTGGAATAGTCAGAATCAAACTTTGGAAAACTCAAGGTAATTAAAATTGGTAAAAGACGTTTCTggatattaatataaaattgaccATACAAATTGTATACCGAAACACTGATCTTACAAATTTACTGTTAACGATTCAAAGGACTACTTCACCAAGTTTTGGTTAATCGTAAACTACTCATTAGGGATCGTCATGGAGTGCTTTTTATTGTTCGTTATCGTTTGTGCTTTTGCATCTCTCTCAGTCCTCgtagtttttatattaatttcatttaatgtcatactttTATCAGTAATGGTGTCCCTGATATTTGTCAATTTGGTGATCGTTGCTTTTTACTTGAGAAGAAAGCTCAAAAGCAAAGGTAAGGCATTTATTCTCATATATAACGTGATCTGAGCAGtgaattctctttttataaccttttttttctttttttctattttcatctTTGCTGATCATTCAGGTGAGAATTTGATGCAATTTGATTTGAGTATGAATCTAAAAGCTGATGATATTGAGCTGAGTAATAAAGCAAACAATCGCTGGAAAAGTACTAAAAGGGAAGTTGAATTGCCCTTATTCAGCTTTTCTAGTGTTGCTGCAGCAACCAATAATTTCTCAGACGCGAATAAGCTTGGTGAGGGTGGTTTTGGACCTGTTTACAAGGTAAAATTTCATTCTAGCAAtaaagattttgataaaaatagtaaatgaaTTATACTTGATTTGGCACCTAACATGGAAATTTAAGATATAATCAACTTAACTTTTTTAGAATTAACAAACActttataattgtaatttttccGAACAACAATACCAAATGGAACTTCAGACTAATGGTTTAATAAGAACTACTGTATATTTCAGGGGGTATTAGCAAAAGGAGATGAGATAGCTGTGAAAAGGCTTTCAGTAAGATCTAGACAAGGACTGCAAGAGTTAAAGAATGAGGCACTTGTCATAGCCAAAGTTCAACACAAGAATCTTGTTAGACTTTTGGGTTGCTGCATTGAACGAGATGAGAAGCTACTCATCTATGAGTACTTGCCTAATAAAAGCTTGGATTTCTTCCTTTTTGGTTTGTAAATCTAAgatatatattcaaataaacATTTGTATAATATTGTCTATTATTGTATTAATCTCGTGACTGCCAGTAGCTTGATTAgttggtaaaaaaattttagttaaaacGAGAGATCTGAGTTTGAATCCCGCTCGCATGCATGGGTAGGGGATTATATTACTGAAAATTGTGgaagcattttatttttaacattaattttgtagTCGAATCCTTTATTGTAGAGTTTATTTACCTGATTGTATtctatattaatattttcttcattttgctGTAAATTAGATGCAACAAAGCGCGTGTTATTAGAGTTGGGAACACGTCTTCAAATCATTGAAGGAATAGTTGAAGGGCTTCTTTATCTTCATCTACATTCCAGAGTGCGAATTATTCATAGGGATCTAAAAGCAAGCAATATCTTGTTAGATAAGGAGATGAAGCCAAAAATATCAGATTTCGGAATGGCAAGAATTTTCAAAGGGAATGAGTCTAAAGCAAACACAAATAGGGTCGCTGGGACTTTgtaagtaattaaattaagcatttgcactattaaaattttgggtcctccatttgagatattttagaGTACCTCTGTTATACTACACCCACATAATATATGTATGGCATGTgtgtattaattaaatataactattAATTACATGAGATTTTCTAAAAGAAATGCACACATATTATACATGCATTAAGTCGGTGTAGTACAATAGATGTACTCTAGAATATGTCTCTTCAttgatatgaatttttattaatgtttaaAGATTTAACAGTATCTTTTGACCATTAAGGTTCGTTAGGTAAGATTCATTTATATATTGTGTAGTAGTAGTCAATCCTTAAGTCGGTGTAGTAGAATAGATATACTCTAGAATCTGTCTCTTCATTGATATGAACTTTTATTAATGTTCAAAGATTTAACAGTACCTTTTGACTATTAAGGTTCGTTACTAAGATtcatttatatattgtatAGTAGCAGTCAATCCTTAAGATGGATTTTTCTCACCCACATGAGTACTTGACTAAGTGGGTTTCATACAGCTTTATTTAGTTGGCGACCCGAGTTCGCAACCTGAACTAAAATTTTGACTAATGAGATGGATTTTGctcctttaaattttgactagcacaatattataatttgatatgCATGTATTTGCGATATATGATGGATATACTAATTTATATcttgtatttaattattggtTTACAGCGGATATATCCCACCAGAATATGTCTATCAAGGAATCTGCTCGATCAAATCGGATGTCTTTAGCTTTGGAATGCTGTTACTAGAAATTTTGAGTGGCAAGAAGAATACTGAATTTTACCACACTGGCTATCTCAGCATAAACGGTTATGTAAGCAACCTACACCTCCATATTCCGTATATTATGTGCGTCTACAAGTATCTGTATATAAGATTGTGACGTGTCAAAAGTATATCATGATTTCGTTGGATGATTCTATCATATGGTTTATACATAGATTTCCTGTGTATATACGTAACGACCATCAGCTTTCGACATCTGTAATGTATAAAGTTTGGATTTGTACTATGTACCTTTTGAAGTGCAAATCCATCCTTAATAAGTTACAGGACCCACGGGGGAAGcccttattttaataaaagaaggaCAAAACTAAAATACAGACAAATACAACTCTAATTCGTTAAAACATGTGTTTCTTGTACTTGAATCCTTACTTTTATAGCCAGTGACAAACAatcactttctttttatttcactgAGATCATTGATTCTCACTTTTAATTTCTATGCGAAATTAATTGACTGCCGTAACTTTTTTGCTGTGGCTGTGTAGGCATGGGATCTGTGGACAAGCAACAGGGTGTTAGAGTTAGTTGATCCAGTGCTGTTAGAAGATGCATCCTGCAGCATGCATATGCTCTCAAGATATGTGAACATAGCACTTCTTTGTGTACAAGAAAGAGCCGATGAAAGACCCACCATGTCCGATGTTGACTCCATGCTTAAAAATGAGGCTGCCACATTGCCTCCTCCGAAACAACCTGCATATTCACATGTAAGGAGCACAGCGAGTTCTGCAGTGTCGCCCGTTTGCAGGCCAGAAGATTGTTCTATCAATCAAATAACTGTTTCAAATTTAGACGctcgataatttttttttttccccaaccACCAGCGGGATAATTCGATACGAGACttcattcatatttattaaagaattattttattcaaattatatataGCGAGTTTGCTGAAGAATATTGCTTGatcaatcaaatttttaacccTATTACCTTCATAGGATCAAACTCAGGTGGCCAGCAAAATAAAGCTGGTTGAAAGCTGCTTGGCTAGGCCCTTTAGGCAGTATTGCTGCATATTGAAGGTGAGGACGTTTGGATTCAATCTCCCCAATGCTCTGAACCAGTCTGAGTAATTATTATAGAATCAGAATCTTTGTAAACTGGGCAAACAGATCAATCAGTGAGAAAGTCCAATTTTGAAGAATCTCTGATTTAGTGATTTTTCTCTTAAAGGCAGTATTCTGTTATTTTCAGTGAAAACTGAACAAATATACCGACTGCCCGGTCTTCTTGATTATCTATGTAACACATTACCATTTTGATAAGTCAGCTTCGATTGAAGAGTTAAGCAAATTTTGTTTCAGGAAATTTTGTTGCTGGAAAATAGTTGATTTGATTCCATTATATAACCATtcgttaataaaattatttttctggggtatatttattgataaattatgaatttatttgcTTGCAACCATTGGTTTCTGTTCATAAGGGCTCAAGTCACAGGTATAATTGCACTAATACGTTTAGAGTTTGCGTTATTGCATCCAATTTACCAGTTTCTGCGAAATGGCAATCTTTGGttaaccccccaaaaaaaaaagaaaaaaaacagagCAGCAGTATCAAAACTCAACACAACGTGTTAATCGATTCAATTACGCTGACAGCAACATGATGCTCTCTGTTATAACTCTGCCGTTGTTACAGCAAGCAAAGAGTCAGAagtttttgtttatgtttttttttttttcaaaacaaattttagaaaatttaagCCAATGATAGCCTATTCTTGAAAACAACAAAGACAAATGAATCAATTGTTAGCACAATGGAAGGATATAAAAGTTTCAAGCCCAAGAAAGGAAATTTTATCACCCCACTTATTAGAATTTGTAATAAGGTGTttggaaacaaagaaaaacagagaaaatgaaatggaAACTTCACGATATTATTATGAGAATGATTAATACAGTTATCAACTTTTCTTAGCTCAGTTTATAAGCTATTATTCTAACTAATAACAACTTAGATTTAGTCCAGCCACTTAGCACTTGACACATGTCATGCAGTTATTTTCTACTTGACACGTCAGCTTGAGCTTGCACTATCTGCTCACACGTGCTTCATCACACTCAAGCTGCTGCAGCTACTCTATTCAGCTCAGCTTCAACTATATCTTCAACATCCCCCCTCAAGCTCAACTGAGGAAGTAAGGTTGAGCTTGTCACGCAAGTAATGAAAAGGATGATAAGAGAGAGCTTTGGTGAGAATATCAGCAGTCTGTTCTGAGCTGGAAATATACTGAACTTTAAGACATTGAGCAGCAACTTTCTCTCTAATAAAATGAACATCTAATTCAATGTGTTTTGTTCTGGAATGAAACTTGGGATTAGAAGCTAAAGCTGCTGCACTTTGATTATCACACCATATGATTGGAATGGAAGACAAAGGAATACCAATTTCAGCAAGAAGAGATCGAATCCATAAGACTTCTGCTACTGCCATTGCTAATGCTCGATATCCAGACTCAGCACTAGATCGAGATACCACTGCCTGTTTCTTAGAGCACCAAGACACCAGATTTTGACCCATATAAACACAATAACCAGCCACAGGCCTCCTATCATCTTTGTCCCCAGCCCAATCAACATCACTGAAACAGTCAATCTGGATGCTACCATGATTGTAGAACTGTAAACCAAGCCTAATAATGCCCTTCAGATACCGTAAAATCCTTTTACAAGCCTGCCAATGATTGACAGTAGGAGAGGAGAGAAACTGACTAAGTTTGTTGACAGAGAAAGCAATCTCTGGTCTGGTCAGGGTTGCATACTGAAGAGCACCTATAGTGCTTCTATATAGAGTAACATCAGAGAAAGATGCACTATCACCTTTAGTAAATGACACTCCAGAAACCATAGGAGTAGAACAAGGTGTACTATCCTGCATTTGCACCTTGTCAAGCAGATCAGTGATATATTTAGATTGAGAAAGATGAATACCAGATTTGTTGTACAGAACCTGAACTCCCAGAAAATAACTCAAAGCACCAAGATCTTTAAGTGCAAAAACAGACTGGAAGCTGGTGATAATCTGCTGAACAAGCTGAGGATTGGAGCCTGTAATGATGATATCATCGACATATACCAATACAAGCAGTAGATGACCTTGTGATCTCTTAAAGAAGAGTGAAGTGTCTGAAATGGAATTTTTAAAGCCCCATTGAGTTGTAAGAACCAATTTGAGTCTATCAAACCATGCCCTTGGAGCATGTTTAAGCCCATAGAGAGCTTTATGTAACTTACAGACATAATCAGGCTTTGAACTATCTATAAACCCCTGAGGTTGTTGCATATAAACCTCTTCAGTTAAGTGGCCATTAAGGAAGGCATTGTTAATGTCTATTTGCCTGAGTACCCAATGATTCATGATTGCCATACTCAAGATAATTCTAATGGTTGAGGACTTGATGACAGGGCTAAATGTTTCATTAAAATCCAACCCTTGGGTTTGATGAAACCCCTTAGCAACAAGTCTGGCCTTGTATCTAGAGACACTCCCATCAGGATTGTATTTAATCCGAAATACCCACTTATTCCCAATTACTTTAATAGGATGTGTAGGTTTGACAAGAGTCCATGTATGGATGTGGATTAAGGCATGATATTCATATGTCATGGCTTGATGCCAAGTGGGATCTTGAAGAGCTTTTGAGACAGTAGCAGGTTCTATAGGTTTAGTAGGAGGAGTTGTAAGATAGGCTTTAGGTTTGAATATACCAGCCTTTGATCGAGTGACCATTGGATGACCAGTAGAATGTTGTAATGGTGGAGTTAAATGATGAACAGGTGAGGTAGATGGTTCTGTAGGTGATGAAACAGTGGGCAAAGATGATTGTATAAGGGTCTGAGAAGAGGAACTTGAAGAAGACAGAGAGAAATTGAGATCAGCTGCTGTTGAGGATGAAGACTTGGTTATATCAAGTTGAATCAAAGGACAAACAGAAGAAGGCTGAGATGAAGGatcagaagaagaacaagagtGAGTAACTGATGAGAAATCAACTCCTGACTGAAAAGGAAAACatgactcatcaaatgtaacatggTTACTGACATAGATTCTACCAGAAGAATGAAGACACAAGTAGCCTTTATGAAGAAAGTTGTACCCAAGAAAAATACACCTAGCAATTCGAAACTCTAGTTTGTGATGATTATATGGCCTCAGATATGGGAAGCAAGCACACCCAAAGACTCTCGTAACAGAGTAATCTGGCTTTTTGGTGAAAAGTTTTTCAAATGGGGATTTGTTATCTAGAATGGGTGTAGGTAGCCTGTTTATGAGAAATGTGGCAGTGTGGAAAGCATTCCACCAAAATTTGAGTGGTAAATGTGCTTGAGCAAGAAGGGTAAGACCTGTTTCCACTATATGTCTATGTTTTCGttcaatttttccattttgatgatgaatgtAAGGACAAGGGTGTCTAAATTGGATTCCTTGCTGAGCAAGATAAGAAAGAAATGGCCTAAACTCACCTCCCCAATCTGTTTGAAGGCATTTGATTTTCctattcaaacatttttctatcatatgttggaattcaataaaagtttGTAAGGCTTGAGACTTGGTAACAAGAGGGAAGATCCAGGTGAATCTAATGAAGTCATCTAAGATGGAAAGATAGTAGTGATAGCCTTGTGAGGACAACAAAGGAGCTGGTCCCCATAGATCAGCATGCAACAATTCCAGTGGTTGAATGGTAGTGGTATCTACAGAGGGAAAATGTTGCATGTGACATTTGCCAAATTGGCAAGCATTACAGAAAATTGGTTTGAGGGCTCTATTGATATCGAGAGAAGGATTCAAAtgctttataatttgtttaaaagCATGCACTGTAGGATGACCCATTTTCTTATGTAAAATATTGTAATCAATTGATTTTGAGTAAGCAACTGACAGGGCCAATGAGGCTTCATTATTGAattgagaatttttatttacagcTGACAGAACTTCATCAGAATGTATAGAATTGGAAACATTTGAATGACTAATCATTGACACTGGATAAGAACAGACACTTGAAACAGGACTTGAATTTGAGGTGACAAATAAAGCATTAGACTGGACTCTATTTGAAACTGCAGCATGAGACACTGCAACAAGACCTTCAACTTGATATAATCCTCCTCTAGCGATCCCCTTGAGCAAAATGATCCCTGAGTTCTTGTCATTGACAAAACAAGagattttatgaaattcaacaacaacatcatTGTCAGCCAGTAGTTTAGATACACTTAAAAGATTTTTGGTTATAGCTGGGACATgcaaaatattgttgagatAGATAGGTGTGGCAGCAAGTGTATTCAATATTGTGCAACCAATATGTTTAATATGCAACCCCATGTCATTTCCTACATGTAGCTTGTCAATGCCATGATAAACTGAGTAAGATGAGAAGATACATGCTTCCTTTGTCACATGATTTGTGGCCCCTGAGTCAATATACCAAGCAGGATCAGCTACAACTCCATAATCAGCAACTGGAGCAGTATGAGCAAGTGGTGCAGTAGGAACAGTAGGTGGAACAACTCCATAGTTAGCAAATGGAGTAGCAACATTGTATTGGCCTTGAAACATAGGAAACCCTTGAGGATACAAAACATTGGCATTCTGATATACAACATGCCCTTGAAACATAGGTGTATTATATCTAGGAGTGCCAGTTGCAGCTCCATAAAAAC
This window contains:
- the LOC102611909 gene encoding G-type lectin S-receptor-like serine/threonine-protein kinase CES101 — its product is MECFLLFVIVCAFASLSVLVVFILISFNVILLSVMVSLIFVNLVIVAFYLRRKLKSKGENLMQFDLSMNLKADDIELSNKANNRWKSTKREVELPLFSFSSVAAATNNFSDANKLGEGGFGPVYKGVLAKGDEIAVKRLSVRSRQGLQELKNEALVIAKVQHKNLVRLLGCCIERDEKLLIYEYLPNKSLDFFLFDATKRVLLELGTRLQIIEGIVEGLLYLHLHSRVRIIHRDLKASNILLDKEMKPKISDFGMARIFKGNESKANTNRVAGTFGYIPPEYVYQGICSIKSDVFSFGMLLLEILSGKKNTEFYHTGYLSINGYAWDLWTSNRVLELVDPVLLEDASCSMHMLSRYVNIALLCVQERADERPTMSDVDSMLKNEAATLPPPKQPAYSHVRSTASSAVSPVCRPEDCSINQITVSNLDAR